The Haloterrigena turkmenica DSM 5511 genome includes the window GAAGAGGAGAACCACCGCCACCGGCTCACCCGCAAGCGACTCCGCGCACACGTCGACCGCGCTGCGGATCTCACTGAGGAGTACGACGACGTCTCCTTCGGCGATACCGCTCGTGAGAACATCACCGAGGCCATCTGGGACGTGATGGCGACCGTCCCCGACGATCCGCCGCTGGTCCGCGAACTCGCCGGCGACCGGGACGCCGCCAGCGACCTCGTCGACGGGATGCGCGCGACCGACATCATGGCGCCGCCGACGCGGTGTCTCTCGCCGATCTCCGAGGAACTGATCAGCGCCGGCCTCGAGAAGGAGTTCGACGCCGACTTCTACGCTTCTGCGACCCGCGACGCCGAGGTCCACGGCGGCGATCCGTTCATCGTCGAGGCCGGCATCGCCTACGGCGGCGACTTAGAGAGCGAAGGAAGTGTCAACGTCATGCGCTTTGCCAACCGCGTCCCGCTGGTCTACCAGCGCGGCGCGTGTGCGACGACCGACGTCGTCAAGTCGATCGGCTGGCGCAACTACGGACTCGACCAGCCCGGCGGCTCCGGTCTGCCGAAGGGACCGGCCGTGATCATGGTCCACGTCGCGTCGACGAACGTTCCCTTCACCAGCGAGTCGAAGGACGCCGTCGCGAACGTCCCTGAGATCGAAGACGAGATCGAACTCGCGATCCGCGAGGCCGCGCGCGAACTGAAGAGCTACCTCAACAAGCGCCGCTCGATGCAACAGCGCCGGAAGAAACAGAACGTCCTCGGGACGATCCTCCCCGAGATGGCCTCGAAAGTCGCCGAGGTCACCGGCCGCGACGAACCCGACATCGACGACGCCATCGCCCGAATCATGAACAACGTGCTCGTCGAGCGCAGCGTCAAGGAAAACGGCGACGGCCAGGCCGTTTCGGTCACCGTCGAGAACAACTCCGGGACGAACGAGTCCCTGGAGATCACCGACATCGTCTCCGCCGAGCCGACAAGCCTTCCCGACGACGCGACCGTCGTCGAGATGGACGGCGAGTGGTTCGTCAAGTGGGAACCCGAGGTCTCGAGCGACGACGAGGCCACCCTCGAGTACGAGGTGGCCGACGGCGCGGAGTACGATCTGGACGTAAAGGGCGTCGAAACTGAGAAACTCACGGTGAAACAATGAGCGCAGACAACGACAACGAGCAGGCCCGAAAGCAGTTGATCGATCTCGCCGCGCAGTTCTACGATCAGTTCGAACTGGGCGAGATCCCCCACATGTCCGTGCCGACGCGGACGAAGAACAACATCGAGTATGACGAGGACGAGGAGGTCTGGGTCTACGGCGACCGCGAGTCCACGCGATCGGCGAACTCGGTTCGGGGCGCCCGGAAGCTCCTCAAGGCCGTCTACACGATCGAGTTCCTCGCCGACCAACTGGAGGAGGACCGCTCGTCGACCCTGCGTGAACTCTACTACCTCTCCGAGAGCTGGGACAACGACGAGGCCCAGTTCAACGATCAGGACGAGTCTAACAGCATGGTCGAGGACTTAGAGATCGTCTCGGGGGTCACCCGCGAGGACTTCCACATGCGACCCGAGGAGTCGGGCGCGACGATCATGGGCCCGCTGCATCTGCGAGAGCAGACCCGGCGGGGCGAACGCGAGATCCACTGCCAGGAGGACGTCGGCGAGGGCGGCTACCAGATCCCGAACAATCCCGACACGATCGACTTCCTGGACTGCGACGCCGACTTCATTCTCGCCGTCGAGACCGGTGGGATGCGCGACCGCCTCGTCGAGAACGGCTTCGACGAGGAGTACAACGCCCTGATCGTTCACCTGAAGGGGCAGCCCGCACGCGCGACCCGACGGATCACCAAGCGCCTCCACGACGAACTCGACCTGCCGGTGACGGTGTTCACTGACGGCGACCCGTGGTCGTACCGCATCTACGGCTCCGTCGCCTACGGCTCGATCAAGTCGGCCCACCTCTCGGAGTACCTCGCGACGCCCGAAGCCAAATTCATCGGCATCCAGCCCGCCGACATCGTCGAGTACGAACTGCCGACCGACCCGCTCTCGGATTCGGACATCAACGCCTTAGAGAGCGAGCTCGAGGACCCGCGGTTCCAGACCGACTACTGGGAGGAACAGATCGAGCTCCAGCTCGACATCGAGAAGAAGTCCGAACAGCAGTCGCTGGCGTCCCACGGGCTCGACTTCGTGACGGATACGTATCTGCCCGAGCGGCTCGACGATATGGGCGTCCTCTAGACGCCCGTCGAACCGCCGTTCAGCGGAATCCGCTACCAGTAGTTGGAGAGACGATTTCTTTGCTGAGAGTGGCTGCGGAACTCGAGTTCAGTAAAATCGAATCGTCGACACTCCTTCCTGCTCGTCAAAGAGGTATTACGATGTCGCCACTTACGCCACCCATGGTAGACGTAACGGAGGTGACGCTCCGGTTCGTGCAATTATACGGCCCGCTCGCACTGTGCCTGTTTACCTTCCTCGAGGCGTCGATGCTGTTTCCGTTTCTCCCGAGCGAAGCCGTGGTTCCGGCGGCAGCTGCACTGCTCATCAGCGATCCCGTCTCGTTTTTCGTGTTCGTGCTCGCGGCCGGCGTCGGCGGGACGGTCGGAGCGTTCGTTCCGTTCTACGTGTTTCGCGGCTCTCGAGTCCGTGAGAGTGACTGGATCCGGGATCGAATCGCCGTTTCAGACGAGCGCATTGCCCGAGGACAGGCATGGTTCCGGCGATGGGGACAGTCGTCGGTCCTTTGGGGACGGTTCTTCCCCGTGTTACGCTCTGTAATCTCTATTCCGGCTGGGTTCGCCGACATGACGCCCGTAAGATTCGGCGTCTACACGGTAATCGGAACGATCGGATTCTACGCTGCCGCCGGAGGTGTCGTCTACTACGGACGACAACGTTCGCTCTTCGAAGCAGCGTTCACCGCCGCCACCGCCAGCCCGATCCTCACCGTCGGAGGGATACTCGCACTCCTCGGAATCGGACTGCTCGTTAAGAGCCGATTCCGACGTTCGGCACTCTCGGAGTGAACGCACTATATCGGTCGATTTGCAGACGCAGTTACCGAATCGGCCGACATCACTCCAGTTCTGATTTCGGACAAAATAACTCGCGCCCCGATCCGCTACGAATCGCCTCGAGGCGAGATCAGTCGGATTCGCTGCGCTCCAGCACGGTCGACTCGGTCGCGGTCCGCTCGCCGGGTTCGGGCGTCTCGGCGTTCGCACATGCCCGGCAGTAGTAGTTGCGCCCCTCGGAGATCGTCAGCGGGACACCGAGGGCGCAGAACTCGTCCCGATAGATCCGCTCGAGACCGCGTCCGACGGGGTCCGCGCAGGCGGCACACGGCCGGTCGGGAGCGACGACCGTCCGCTCGTCGACCGAACGGACCCGGCCGTTTGACCCAATCGAGTGTCGGCCCTCGAGGCGGCGTCGAACCGACGGCAGAGCGCTCGCACCCAGCATCGCGAAGAGGGCGGCGAGCACGACCAACACGACGGTCGCCGCGGGTCCGCTCGGCCTCGCCGCCCTCGACGCGGTCGGCTCGCAGAATCAGCCGCTCGGCGTCGCCGAAGTACCGGTAGGCGCCCCAGAGGACGTTGCCGATCCCCATCGTAAACCAGACAGTGACCAGCGCGACCGCGAGGTGCTCCGTCGCGTTCCCGAACGTCCGGCGCACCATGACGGCGCGGTCGCCGAAGTCGTGCTCGAGTTCCCAGCCCGCTCGCGAGGCCCGCTCGATCCGGTATTCGAGGAGGTCGCGATCGGTCGTCTCCGTCGTCGATCCCGTTCGCCGCTCGACTCGGTCGCCGCGGGTCGTGACGGCGGTCCGCCTCCGTGATTCGGCGGCCGACCGATCGTTCGAGGCGCCACAGTTCGGACAGTAGTTCATCGTCCCCTCGAGACCGGTGCCACACTGCGAGCAGTACCGGGACGCGGCCCCGTCCCGACCTGACCGACGATGGCCTCCCATACGATGGTGGTCGGTGGCGGCGGCACTAACGCTTTGGAGCGGTCAATGCGGCAGTATGTCACGATAGCCGACCGATAGCCGTCGGCGATCCGACAGCGATCAGCGCGGTTTCGATTCGTCGAGGACGACCGGGACGCCGCGGTTCGCGACGTCGACCACGAACGCGTCCGCGTCGGTCTCGATCGCCTCGAACGTATCGTAGTGGACCGGGAGGACGAGATCCGGCTCGAGTCGCGCGGCGAGGTCGGCGGCTTCCCGGCGGTCCATCGTGAACGTGCCGCCGATCGGCGGGAAAAAGAGGTCGACGGCCAACTCCTCGTGGACGGGGAGCGCGTCGGTGTCGCCGGGCCAGAACGCGGTGACGCCGTCGACCGTGACGCCGAAGCCACAGCCCTCGCCCTCGGGATGGTAGGGTTCGCCGTTTTCGTCGACGTGCGGTCCCGCGGGATCGTTGTAGGCGTGCGTCGTGAACAGATCCAGCGGCCCGAGGACGAACGATTCGTCGGCGCGGACCCGTTCGACATCGTAGGGCAGGTCCTCGGGTCCCTCGTCGACCCGATCGATCTCCGCGGCGTCGATCGACTCGTGGACGAGGACCACGGCGTCCTCCCTGGCCACCCGTCGGACCGAGTCCGGATCGTAGTGATGGTCGTGGGAGACCAGTATCAGATCGCCGTCTCGCGGCTCGCCCTCGAGCGCGTCGTACCCCTCCGGGCCCGGATCGACGTAGACGACGGCGCCGGTCCGGCCCTCGAGGCGGATCGTCGCGAGGCCGAGCCAGTCGACGGTCACCGCACCGAATCGAACGGTCATGGCCGCCGCTACGCGCGAGCGACTCGAAAAAGGTTCGGCTGTGGTCGGTCGGCTCGAGGCGTCGGCGCGCTCAGGGCCGCCGGATGCTGTGCTCGAGCGTCCCGACGCCTTCGACCTCGATCTCGACCTCGTCGCCGTCCTCGAGGGGGCCGACGCCCTCGGGGGTCCCGGTCGCGATCACGTCGCCGGGCTCTAAGGTCATGTAGGTCGTGATCTCGGCGATCAGCTCCGGAATGGGGAAGATGAGCTGCTCGCGGGAGCCGTCCTGTCTGAGGTCGCCGTTGACCCGGGACTGGACGGTCGCGTCCTCGGGCACCTCGTCGGGCGTCGCCAGCACCGGCCCCATCGGCGCGGCGCCGTCGAAGGCCTTCCCGCGGATCCAGTTTTGTTCCTCGTTCTGATCGTCGCGGTTCGAGACGTCGTCGATGCAGGTGTAGCCCTCGACGACGTCCATTGCGTCCGAGACGGGGACGTGGCGACACTGCTCGCCGATGACGACGCCGAGTTCGGCCTCGTAGTCGATGCGCTCCTTGCCGGCAGGCGCGGTGACGGTGTCACCGTGGGCGGCGACGGCGTTCGGCCCCTTCAGGAAGAGCAGCGGTCGGTCGGGCAGGTCCGACCCCATCTCGTCGGCGTGGTCCGCGTAGTTGCGCCCGATGCAGACGATCTTCGACGGCTCGCAGGGCGGCAGCACGTCGATCGCGTCGTCCTCGAGGGCGTAGCTTTCGTTTCCGAAGTGAACGAAGCCGTCTTCGTACTCGCCGCGTCGAACAGCGCCGGCCGGATCGCGAAATCGAACGTATTTCATGTGCGAGTCGTTGTGTTGCGGGGTCAAAAGGATTGAGAAGTCGGCGTCGTTCGCGGATCGACGAGAAAACCGGCATTTGAAGGGATGAAGGGATACTATTCGGCGTTCATCGGCTCAGAAATAAGGGCGAGAACATGACAATGGTCCGACCGAGTGAGGGCGTGCCATTACGGCCGCGGAACGGAACGTTTTTTACTAGGCCTCGGCAACGACCTATTGCGTTCGACGCACGCTCCGTTGGTGTAGTCCGGCCAATCATTTCGGCCTTTCGAGCCGATGACCTGGGTTCAAATCCCAGACGGAGCATTTTGCTGCAAACAATACGTGAGTAGCAAAAGCAACTCTGGATTTGAAGTAGAGAAACGCGAGTGTAGCGAGCGTTTCGCGTGGTTCAAATCCCAGACGGAGCCTCCGTCTGAAACGGCTGGTTACTAACGAATTCGTGGAACGGGCTCCGTATGCGGGCAACGAATGCGAGGGCGGTCGCCACAACGTATTTATCGACGGTGGCGTATCCCCGCTATCGTGTCCATCAGCCGGGGGACCGTCGATACACGGTTGATAACGGTCGCGCACGACGGAGCGCACTCCGGATTACCGAACTCGAGGCCGGGAACTATCGGCTCGTTTGCGACCGCCGGTATCGATAGCTGGCGTTTCAGCGGTGGGATCGACCGGTCGCAGTATTATCTCGCCGCGAAAACCGTACGCCCTATTTTAGGACTCGCTACGCGAACCTGAGGCGTACGATGAGGGACGAACTCGAGGAGGCGACCCAAGACGAGGTCGAGGAGGCGATCGAGCGGACTGAAGCGGACGACGACGACGAAGACGACCTCGTGG containing:
- a CDS encoding DNA topoisomerase IV subunit A gives rise to the protein MSADNDNEQARKQLIDLAAQFYDQFELGEIPHMSVPTRTKNNIEYDEDEEVWVYGDRESTRSANSVRGARKLLKAVYTIEFLADQLEEDRSSTLRELYYLSESWDNDEAQFNDQDESNSMVEDLEIVSGVTREDFHMRPEESGATIMGPLHLREQTRRGEREIHCQEDVGEGGYQIPNNPDTIDFLDCDADFILAVETGGMRDRLVENGFDEEYNALIVHLKGQPARATRRITKRLHDELDLPVTVFTDGDPWSYRIYGSVAYGSIKSAHLSEYLATPEAKFIGIQPADIVEYELPTDPLSDSDINALESELEDPRFQTDYWEEQIELQLDIEKKSEQQSLASHGLDFVTDTYLPERLDDMGVL
- a CDS encoding DedA family protein, translating into MVDVTEVTLRFVQLYGPLALCLFTFLEASMLFPFLPSEAVVPAAAALLISDPVSFFVFVLAAGVGGTVGAFVPFYVFRGSRVRESDWIRDRIAVSDERIARGQAWFRRWGQSSVLWGRFFPVLRSVISIPAGFADMTPVRFGVYTVIGTIGFYAAAGGVVYYGRQRSLFEAAFTAATASPILTVGGILALLGIGLLVKSRFRRSALSE
- a CDS encoding MBL fold metallo-hydrolase — its product is MTVRFGAVTVDWLGLATIRLEGRTGAVVYVDPGPEGYDALEGEPRDGDLILVSHDHHYDPDSVRRVAREDAVVLVHESIDAAEIDRVDEGPEDLPYDVERVRADESFVLGPLDLFTTHAYNDPAGPHVDENGEPYHPEGEGCGFGVTVDGVTAFWPGDTDALPVHEELAVDLFFPPIGGTFTMDRREAADLAARLEPDLVLPVHYDTFEAIETDADAFVVDVANRGVPVVLDESKPR
- a CDS encoding fumarylacetoacetate hydrolase family protein, encoding MKYVRFRDPAGAVRRGEYEDGFVHFGNESYALEDDAIDVLPPCEPSKIVCIGRNYADHADEMGSDLPDRPLLFLKGPNAVAAHGDTVTAPAGKERIDYEAELGVVIGEQCRHVPVSDAMDVVEGYTCIDDVSNRDDQNEEQNWIRGKAFDGAAPMGPVLATPDEVPEDATVQSRVNGDLRQDGSREQLIFPIPELIAEITTYMTLEPGDVIATGTPEGVGPLEDGDEVEIEVEGVGTLEHSIRRP